The following coding sequences lie in one Apium graveolens cultivar Ventura chromosome 3, ASM990537v1, whole genome shotgun sequence genomic window:
- the LOC141714837 gene encoding K(+) efflux antiporter 2, chloroplastic-like: MDIACCLRQPNVNIIGGAAEGTCYRIERLNKCAQFGCKVLGRSRLFLEDRPRKKLKKIGYCSKGEYHSCLMYHSLPKCSGLGFRYGLDTSRRALWKCQGNDSVAFISDNSRMGSTESSDQESTIFGSDGSLEENSAVQEEDASDVPSLEDLQELLQKARKELEVARANSTMFEEKAHRISEKAIALKDEAENARNDVNSILRSLEEIENEEGIAKQTVHEAMTALSLADARLQFASDLLEIAKQRSGSMELESNSLRKDEEAILAALNDIKACEATLLDCEAELKQVQIKKDKLQKELQGLKWVAEKAESDAVKAEEDVANIMLLAEQAVALEVEATQRVNDAEIALQRAEKNSPALLLDCSESIPQNRSLSQEQDLSEEVFTEEKANYEHFVDNIVIKSKDVKRETTSLISDVLLDSQFEIGTQNFKDSSNQDNGRLSTTTLPKETEIEAEKSKNTVQKQKAETRKDLAKDSPPLSAPKALLKKSSRFFSASFFSFDVDGTEFTPASLFHGFVELGKKQFPKLVLGLLLAGSGVAFYANSERVNKLFPGPDIISTSVGEVTLIAKPIVLHIRKLPKRIKSLMDKLPHQEINEEEASLFDMLWLLLASVIFVPLFQKIPGGSPVLGYLTAGILIGPYGLSIIRHVHGTKAIAEFGVVFLMFNIGLELSVERLSSMKKYVFGLGSTQVLATAMVVGLVAHFVSGQAGPAALVIGNGLALSSTAVVLQVLQERGESTSRHGRATFSVLLFQDLAVVVLLILIPLISPNSSKGGVGFQAIAEALGLAGLKAVVAISAIIAGGRLLLRPIYRQIAENQNAEIFSANTLLVILGTSLLTARAGLSMALGAFLAGLLLNTSSNTITDEAEDNTINIKNRFLL; the protein is encoded by the exons ATGGACATCGCGTGTTGTTTGCGGCAGCCCAATGTGAATATCATTGGTGGTGCTGCTGAAGGTACTTGCTATAGAATAGAGAGGTTGAATAAATGTGCTCAATTTGGTTGCAAGGTTCTCGGCCGTTCCAGGTTGTTCCTGGAAGATAGGCCGAGGAAGAAGTTGAAGAAAATTGGTTACTGTAGTAAGGGTGAATATCATAGTTGTTTAATGTATCACAGTTTACCGAAATGTTCGGGATTAGGTTTCAGATATGGCCTTGATACATCAAGAAGAGCCTTGTGGAAGTGTCAAGGTAATGATTCAGTTGCTTTTATTTCTGACAATAGTCGGATGGGGTCCACCGAAAGTAGTGACCAGGAGAGTACAATATTTGGTTCTGATGGAAGTTTAGAGGAAAATAGTGCAGTTCAAGAGGAAGATGCATCAGACGTCCCTAGTTTAGAGGACTTGCAGGAATTGTTACAAAAGGCTCGTAAGGAGCTGGAGGTTGCACGGGCTAACAGTACTATGTTTGAGGAAAAAGCGCATAGAATATCAGAAAAGGCGATAGCATTAAAGGATGAAGCAGAGAATGCTCGGAATGATGTCAATTCTATTTTGAGGTCTCTCGAAGAGATTGAAAATGAAGAGGGTATTGCAAAACAAACTGTTCACGAAGCAATGACAGCCCTTTCTTTAGCTGATGCTAGGCTTCAGTTCGCAAGTGATTTACTCGAAATTGCAAAACAAAGGAGTGGTTCTATGGAATTAGAATCAAATTCTTTGAGAAAAGACGAAGAGGCCATCTTGGCTGCTCTAAACGATATTAAAGCTTGTGAGGCTACATTGTTAGACTGTGAAGCAGAGCTGAAGCAAGTGCAGATAAAAAAAGATAAATTGCAAAAGGAATTACAGGGACTAAAGTGGGTTGCAGAGAAAGCAGAGAGTGATGCTGTGAAAGCCGAGGAAGATGTTGCTAATATAATGCTTCTGGCTGAACAAGCTGTAGCTTTAGAAGTTGAGGCTACGCAACGTGTCAATGATGCCGAGATTGCACTACAGAGGGCAGAGAAAAATTCTCCTGCCTTACTTTTAGATTGCTCAGAAAGTATACCTCAAAATCGATCATTGTCCCAAGAACAGGATTTGAGTGAAGAGGTATTCACTGAGGAGAAGGCAAACTATGAACATTTTGTTGATAATATTGTTATTAAAAGCAAAGATGTTAAACGGGAGACCACTTCTTTGATTAGCGACGTCTTACTAGATAGCCAGTTTGAAATTGGCACCCAGAATTTTAAAGATTCCAGTAACCAAGATAACGGAAGATTAAGTACTACAACATTACCGAAAGAGACTGAAATAGAAGCAGAAAAGTCTAAGAACACGGTCCAAAAACAAAAAGCGGAGACACGGAAAGATTTGGCAAAAGATAGCCCGCCACTTAGTGCTCCCAAAGCATTACTAAAGAAATCATCTCGTTTCTTTTCTGCATCTTTTTTCTCTTTTGATGTAGATGGGACCGAGTTCACACCAGCTTCACTTTTTCATGGATTTGTTGAATTAGGAAAGAAGCAATTCCCTAAGCTGGTACTGGGATTGCTACTTGCTGGATCAGG GGTTGCATTTTATGCCAACTCTGAGAGGGTAAATAAGCTATTTCCAGGTCCAGACATCATCAGTACTAGTGTTGGTGAAGTTACGTTGATTGCAAAGCCCATAGTCCTCCATATCAGGAAATTACCTAAGAGAATTAAGAGCTTGATGGACAAGCTTCCTCATCAAGAG ATAAATGAGGAAGAAGCTTCCCTCTTTGACATGTTGTGGCTACTTCTTGCAAGTGTTATATTCGTTCCTCTCTTTCAGAAAATTCCAGGAG GCAGCCCTGTTCTTGGTTATCTAACTGCTGGTATACTGATTGGACCTTATGGTCTGTCTATCATTCGTCATGTTCATGGAACAAAGGCAATAGCTGAATTTGGCGTTGTCTTCTTGATGTTTAATATTGGTCTTGAG CTTTCTGTGGAAAGACTAAGTTCCATGAAGAAGTACGTATTTGGATTGGGTTCTACTCAG GTCCTCGCAACTGCTATGGTGGTCGGTTTAGTAGCACATTTTGTTTCGGGACAAGCGGGTCCTGCTGCCCTTGTCATCGGGAACGGTTTGGCGTTATCCTCTACCGCTGTTGTCCTTCAG GTATTGCAGGAAAGAGGAGAAAGCACATCACGTCATGGACGAGCTACATTCTCTGTGTTACTTTTCCAG GATTTGGCGGTTGTGGTTCTGCTAATTCTCATACCTCTCATTTCACCAAACTCTTCCAAAGGAGGG GTTGGTTTTCAAGCAATTGCTGAAGCTCTTGGATTAGCAGGCCTTAAAGCAGTTGTTGCTATTAGTGCCATTATTGCCGGAGGACGCTTG CTTCTTCGCCCAATATATAGGCAAATTGCAGAGAATCAAAACGCAGAGATATTCTCTGCAAACACGCTGCTCGTTATTCTTGGTACAAGTCTCCTTACTGCAAGG GCGGGACTTTCCATGGCTCTAGGTGCATTTTTGGCTGGTTTGCTACTT